The following DNA comes from Alienimonas californiensis.
CCTCCCCCGGTTCTGCCACGAGCCCGCCGTAGCGGGTGAAGACCGCCTCGATTTGCGGCGCCAGGGCCATCAGCAGCAGATCGTCGCCGGTCCGCAGCCGCCGGTCGGACCCGATTTTGCCCGCCCGGTTCGCCAGCACGACCGCCGCGATGACGTGTTCCACGTCCACCGGCCGGCCGGTCCGCTCCTCCAGCGTTTCCGCGAGGTCCAGCAGGGTCTCGGTGAGGCCTTCGTCAACGCTGACTTGGCCCGCAGGTGTGATCGAAACGCCCTCCGCAACGGGGATCGGATCGTCAGATCCGACGGGCTTATCGATGGGGGGGAGAGGCGAGGCCATACCTCAAGAATAGGCGCAGGGCGGAGTCTCGCCCAGCGTCCACGGATCGCCGTCAGGGCGTGTTCAACGCCGGCGAAAGAGGGGGGAACGCGCCCCCGGGCACACCCGGACACGACACTTAGGGCTGCTCCGGTTAAGGCCTGACCCGGTTCACGACGCGCCCGCCGCACCCGGGGGAGCTCCCGGCTCCCGCCGCGACCGCCTCCTGGGAGGCCGTCCGGCGGGGTGATGCGATTGGAGGGGCATTGTGTGCCGCCGGACCGAGCGGTCAAGGCGGGCGGGGCGTCGAATCGGTCGGGGCGGCGGATTTCGGGCTCAACGGGACGGCGCCGCCGCCGACCCGCCGGTCCGGTCGGACCGGCTGGGGCGGACCTGCTTCGCGTCTTCACATATTCTTCGCGCAGTCCCGTGCCCCGATTCCCCCGGCCCGGGTAGGGTTCGAGGCGTTCATTTCCCGCACCCTGCGTTCGCCCTCGATGTCGCGCCCGCCGCTTCGCGTACTGCTCGCCCTGTCGCTCGTCACCCTGACGGCATTCGGTTGCTCTTCCGAGACCGACGCCCTCGACGGCGTCTCGGGCGCCCCGGAGGCGGTCGTGGCGCCGGTCGAATCGGGGAGCGACCCGTCCGCCGCCGAGACGGCCGCCTTCAAGCCGGCCGGCGACGCCGTTCCGGTCGATGCGGCTCTGCCGACGTACGAGCGCGGCGCCGCCGTCAGCGGGACGGTCATCTCCAAGGGGTCCGACACGATGCGGGCCGTGATGGACTACTGGGCCGAGGGGTTCTCGGGGTTCTATCCCGGCGTCGACTTCGAGATCGAATCGAAGGGGAGCAGTTCCGCCCCGACGGCTCTCATCGAGGGCAGCGCCCTGATCGGCGTGATGAGCCGGCCGATGAAGGAGAGCGAGATCCAGGACTTCGAGAAGAAGTACGGTTATCCGCCGACCGAGATCCGCACCAGCCGCGACCTGCTGGCGGTGTTCGTCAATAAGGACAATCCGGTCGAGGGCCTGACCCTGCCGGAGGTGGACGCGATCTTCAGCGCCAACCGCAACCTGGGACTGACGGAGAAGATCGAGCGGTGGAGCCAGGTCGGCGTGGACGGTCCGCTGGCCGATCGGCCGATCAGCCTGTACGGTCGCAACAGCGCCTCGGGGACGTACGGCTACTTCAAGGAGGTGGCGCTGGGCGACGGCGACTTCAGCAACGCCGTGAAGGAACAGTCCGGCACCAGCGGGGCGATTCAGGCGGTGTCCGACGACAAGGCCGGCATCGCCTACAGCGGCATCGGCGGCACGACGGCCGGCGTCCGGGCCCTGCCGCTCGCCGCCGAGGACGGCGGGGAATACTTCGAGCCGACCGTCGAGAACGCCGATACCGGCGATTACCCCCTCGCCCGCTTCCTGCTGATCTACGTGAACAAGAAGCCGGACGCCC
Coding sequences within:
- a CDS encoding PstS family phosphate ABC transporter substrate-binding protein; the protein is MSRPPLRVLLALSLVTLTAFGCSSETDALDGVSGAPEAVVAPVESGSDPSAAETAAFKPAGDAVPVDAALPTYERGAAVSGTVISKGSDTMRAVMDYWAEGFSGFYPGVDFEIESKGSSSAPTALIEGSALIGVMSRPMKESEIQDFEKKYGYPPTEIRTSRDLLAVFVNKDNPVEGLTLPEVDAIFSANRNLGLTEKIERWSQVGVDGPLADRPISLYGRNSASGTYGYFKEVALGDGDFSNAVKEQSGTSGAIQAVSDDKAGIAYSGIGGTTAGVRALPLAAEDGGEYFEPTVENADTGDYPLARFLLIYVNKKPDAPLEPLPTEFLKYVFSKQGQQRVVQAGYFPVSAKEAAAQLENAGIPVASASSEDADN